The genomic segment actttaataataagTACAGTACTATATCTCTTATAGATATAGATAGACCCTTATCTAGCCTTAAGATAACAGCTTatctttatataaagagaTTAAAGTAGAATAGGatttatatactattatattcTAAAATATGACTCTTATCGATATGTAACAATTAAAACTAGGTCTTCTATAGCTTAAGATTCgctttttaataaatacttagAAATTAGGGTTTTCTTAGCGATAAGAAGTGATTCACTCACTTGTATGATTCattcacttgtgaactaagtcaacatacccacttttggaacaccccctcatttggaacacccagaatgaagctatccccaacatcaccaccatcttcaattaattattgactaggcctagatgccaccacaatacagctttcagcttcactaggggtatcagagtcgctggattcatctgtgatatcctctttttcgccagcctcaatctgagccttctggatgtcctcaatattggcgaacttggtgtttgggtcgatctggactgtccttcttttccttgctgcagtattggtgacttgggcctgcaggagctccagcttatgctgggcagtagccagctcataggcctgctcgctgaagccttttttcaccttccggaatagaaggcgttgagtgaaggcatcattctctagctctgtgaatagcttcaactgcccagccagatccttcatcttccttggcgtcgaccacactactgcagacgacgcagatgcccatccttcagcttccttgccttccttgcctccagactgccctttgctgacctgatctgaagatgctgatggctttggtgttgttgggagtaggagggagctcatcagaggcttcgccatagagacaggccataaccctgtccatttccaaccacttctgatgttctgcatcgtcatacctgcagtacgagccttctgataacagcctataaagttcctcttgcctacaatagtagagtcattccactgactaaggtatccaagctccttcctataggctgcctttacagggctgaagactgactggtcaagtggctggagcacatgggaggtatgtggtggtaggaacaatagatggatgttattaatatagcagagccacataaagtccgtcgttgtgtgactcccatggccatcaacaaccagcagtctggcctcctccttgccctcctggccctccttgccctgggaggcagtctgagggatagtctgagggatgaagaccttctgcagccattcaactgcagtgtcgtctgtagtccatccattctctgttgcagtgaactgccatccttcataagggccaaggtctagaggaaaccactgctgctggactgtcttgcccttatatataatgaggggatcaagggcatggcccagggcagagatgcattcgatgatggatacccatgcccttgatccaggctgtttcttgcgtacagacttcgtctcagacatgcccagcaccagcccattagatccctggccctcaaggataccagtctcatccatgttgtatctattggatggtttaatgcccttgacctctggtatggcgaggagtttgaaccagtccctgataacctcagtagatgctccattaacacgtctagagtcaataaggcgacttctctggaccttgatagatgggtttctctttagaaaggcatggatccagccctttcctataggctccttgtcccccatagcacagaggattcgttctgcgaatgccctcacttgttgatgggttggggcaacaccaagggcatgctggattcgcacccattcagccaacttagcctcctggtcaggggaaagcctctgaaggtctgaaaatgctgctgcccttgcctgggtgcctgtgagacggttgtggagggtggtaattgggatgccatattcgcgggctgccttccttaggctttggccgtctgaaacagcctggattgcctgattgacttcatactcggtatactGGGCCATAAGGCAGGAATAAAGGTCCtctgaaaaaatgaggttatttgcataaggtatgaaattgttgtgatagttcgaagttggaggaagtaggaggctggtggtggggttgaggcatttttaggtgttccaaatgagggggtgttccaaaagtgggtatgttgacttacgTTATAGCTAGGCAAAACCCGTTTTATGTAACGTTTTTGTTTATTAAAAGACTATAGCGCAATAACAAAAGAACCAACCACTGCTAGGACACTTATGTTAAGTTCTACTTAGTTGGTTGTCTACTGTATAAGCTCCTCTAACGTGAATTACAAGCGAGTGAGATACAAAACTGCGCCGATGATGCGTCGATGCGAATGATCAAATTTCTTCCACAATCCGCTTCCCACTTGGATCAGGTGGGGCGAAAACTGTCAGAAGCGCCGCCATGGCGTTAAatacaacaacaacaacaacaacaacaacaacaaccccgtCGCAAAGCCAACACTTCCTACTTTCAACACACGCTCATCCACCAAAAACAATGCAACCAACAAACAAAAAAGCTCAAATCATTCTCGCGGTCCAAGCGATTCAAAATGATTCTAAACTTACCGTAAAGCCTGCTGCAAAAACATACTCAGTGCCTCGAACAACTCTACGAAAGCGATTGAATGGCGCCCTGTCACGACCTTATACTATGCCTAATGAAGCGATGGTTGTGTTTCTCGTCATTGCGGCTTTTGCAAGCCACTGACTGTATGTCAAGCTCTTCGTTACTGACGTTCCTATTCCCCCCAATCAGGACATGCCTATCTCGCCTGCGATGCTTTTCTTTGTGCTCACTGAGGGATTTGTTGTGTAAAAATTTTTTTGAGACGGGAGCTATTAATCGGTACTACCGAGGTCAAAGTTTTTGAGGTTCTAACTCAATAAGGAACAAGTATGCAGGGGGACCACATAGCGGAATCAAACGAGAATGCTAAACTAGAATTAAACAAGTCTAGCCTAACCTATTCTAGACTGTGTCAGAAGCATTCCACAAGATTGAATGCATCTTCAGGCTTTGTGTCAGACCTGGACATTGCATATCCGAGTCATGCATTCAACCCATGCTCGATTCCCTATTGCAATAAGGGATATGGGCATTATGGCCTTGAAACCTTGTTCTGTTTATTGTTTAAGGTTAGAAAGACGtgtcaacaacaacaacacctcACTCGCTTAGCAGGAATAGACCAATATGCACAATATTGCTGGCTGCCAAGCTGTCGCCTAACACTTTGCTTATTGCACTAGCTAACGTGGTTGATAAGCGAGTGGTCTAGACAAGCAAGTAGGCCGCCTTAACAGAATCCGACTAGGCTGCATGCAAAATTCTGTTACAAAATTGTTAAGGACGCCTAACAATTTAATAAAAGAATTTTGCATGCAGCACACCTAGATTCTGTTAAGGTGGCCCACTCGCTTGTCGAGACCACTCGCTTATCAACCACGTTAATGTTATTAACTAACAATATTCAATTAGTAATACAAATAGTTAACGCTATTAACTGTCGTAACGCTGTTAACTTAAGACTGCTTTGAAAAGAAGATTAGTAAACAATGATTTGTGATACACTACTAGACGCTAGGAAAAAAGTCTTTTGGGAGCAAATCGTCCTTACCTAACGGCGGAGAGCTAAGAAAACTTTAGACAGGAAGGAACTTTTCTCGGCGGCGTGATTTAAGACTCCACAACTAATGACGCGGGTGAGCTGGCGAATCCCGAGACAAGTGGGGGCGTGGCACGATTACGGGCCTCTAGCTTAATGTAACTGTAGGAAAACTGGGATGAGGGTTACCTGGGACAAGGTATTACGACCTGAATTCGGTTGGTGACTGATGCAGCCTGAAACAACCCCTAGCGCGAACAACCGGGCAGAGAGACTGATTGGTTGATCTTAAACATATTAGGCAGATGTCGCTTTTGGCCGCAGCATGTCAGACGGAACTTTCCATCGCCCCACATTTGTCCCCTCTCAGCCCTTTCACGTGTCGCCTACCGCGATTTCTGCCATCCCTCTCCACGTTGTATTTCAAACTTATTCTTCTTTGTCAGCTTATCAAATTTCCGTCGTTACCGTCTTTCACCCTTTTACCACCTCGCAACCATCTAATGTTGCTGTGTTCTTCTCATGCCAGACACCCCTTCGTCTATATGTACTCGGTGCCATCGACCTTGGAGTTCTGGTATCTCGGGGTCTTACCGGACTTGCTCCGATTGCAGGGCAAAAGATGCTGCTCGCAAGATTCGGAAGAAGCACTCCCAACTGTCCGGTCCTGGTTCACTGAATGCACAGAATTCCCCTGCTCAATCCGCGCCGAATCCAATTTCCCCGTCGATTTCTCAACCCATTTCTCAGGTCCAGCAAGTTGAACTGCGTCCTGATCCATCCCGATCTCAGTGCACTGAATGCAAGCGACCATGGATATCCGCTGTTCATCGGACATGCCACCATTGCCGCAAAACCCAATccaccgcccgccgtcgCAATCGTCTCGCTGCTTCTTCGACCATAGAAGGCCCCTCAACTTGCTCGACCTGCAGAAGACCATGGACTTCAGCGCTGTTCCGGACATGTGATGATTGTCGAATTCGCCTCGCTACGCGTCGTAGTCAGCCTTCAGCCGCCGACACAGAGCCACGAACCAGCCTCTGCATTCGGTGTTCTCGACCTTGGTCCTCGCCCGCTTATCGAATGTGTGACGATTGTCGGTTGCGTACTGCAACCCAGCGCCTACAGAACAACCGCGACATCCGTAGCGCTGCCTCGACAACTGAAAACCCACCCGTCGAGGTAActttcctttttcctttctttcgTCGAGCCCTCTACATGTACGAAGACACTGTACAGTATGCTGAGTTTTTCTTAGACTCATCCCCGAAGATCCAGGTCAACAAGTCCCCGAATTCGTCATAGTCCAGCTTCGGACACTTTGCCTTTGCCATTACCTCCTCCTGCAAATGAAGAGACGATGCTCTCCAACATTCCAAGCTCTGTGTCGCAAACATCTGAACATGATTATTGGTGGCTTCAGCTGAGGCGTCTTCGTGTGCGACCATTTCGCCAAGCCTGGACCGGCTGCTGCAACTTCTGCTCAGCTGTCCTTTTGTCGACTGAGAAATCAGGCTGGTGTTGTGTGAACGGCAGTCGAATGGCCTCTAAGCTCCCACCGTACCCACCGCACTTTCAGAGTTGGATTGACACCACGACCTTGCCACTATCAGCTATCAGCCGCCGCTTGAATTACCTGTTTGCCTTCTCTGCGATTGGAGCTTCCGAAGGGTTTATCCATTTTGGCGTGCCGGCTGACGTCGTTGTCTCGGGTAGGATATATCATCGACTGCTTAACTTATCCCACGGTGATCACAGCCTGCGTTGGTTTCTGTACGATGAAGACGCCCGGTCCCGAAAGGCTGCGAATACGAATGTGCCGTTTGCTGCCGTTCAGCAAGCAAAGCGGTTGCTCCAGGCTGTCAATCCATACCTTTCTACAATCTGTCACGCTTTACAGCAGGTCTCTAGTGACGCAATACCGTTGGCCGTGGAGCTCAAGGATTTGTCTCCAAGTGGTGAAATCGCGGCTGTTATCAACACGCAGAATCTCAGCACTGTCGACTGTCGCAAAATGGTATTCTACCGCCATGGAGGCCGAGCCCATTTCGTTCATATTCTCTCGCGACACTACGAGCCTCTTCAATATCCGTTGTTATTTCCCCACGGAACACTGGGCTGGGGGATCCCTGGACTGGACGAAACTTCTCTCAGGCGTCCAGCTACTGCTGGGGGGGATATGTCTGCCCACGAAACCAACGGACTTACACAGCTACAATGGTATCGGGCAGTGCTTCTCGCAGAACCTCGGTTTCTTACCTTCGGTCGTCTCACTTGCGAATATCTGGTCGACATGTATTCAAGAATCGAGGAAACAAATCTTGATTACTTACGACGGGCAAGGTTGATGCAATCCTCAGCGTTGGATCAGACAACCGACAGTATCTCGCCCGACCTTCTCCGCAATAGGTTGCCAGCAACATTCATTGGGTCCCGGGCATGGGCTTCCGATCAAGTTGCTGATGGTCTGGCCCTGGCACGGCATTTTGGAAAACCAACATTCTTTATCACCATGACGACAAACCCTGGATGACCCGAGATAGTCACTTCATTGAAAGTCGGACAGCACTTTACTGACATCCCTACCGTGGTTTGTCGTGCTTTCCACATCCGACTCCAACATCTCAAATCCTTCATAAAGACTCACTTTGGCCGCTTGCTATATATGATAACTGTCGTTGAATTCCAAAAACGCGGGCTTCCACACGCACACATGCTCATCAAAGTCGGTTGCCTCTCAGCGTTATTTCGAGCAACCAGTTACTGACCTCACCACTCTCCGCCCTAGGTTACTCCGGAACCTTCTATCGACGCTCTCGATAACATCATTTCCGCTGAGCTCCCTCGATCTCCAGCGGATGCTGCACTTCGTGTCTCCATTCTTCGCACTAACCTGCACAGCCGTACACACTTATCAGGGCCCTCTTACTGCAACCGAGACGGTCGGTGCCGATTCGGATTCCCTCATCAGCTTCGTCAACAAACATCGATCGACTCCCACGGTCGTGTTCACTTTCGCCGCAGATTAGAAGAAGATGCGTGGGTTGTCCCTTATATCCCCGCACTCATTCTGTATATGGATTCCCACATTCATGTTGACGTTTGTCTCTCTGTCAACGTCTTCATGTACCTCTTCAAGTACCTATTCAAGGGGCCTGACCAGACTAGATTCCGTATGGATGACAGCTCACTTTCAGACATGTCCAACGAGTACAAGGATTACGTCTCCGCCCGGTACCTCTCTTCGTCAGAGGCAGCCTACCGCATCTTTTCCTTCAGTATAGTATCCAAAGAACCCTCCGTACGTTGTCTCAGTATTCACTTAGAAAACCAGCAGCTGGGACAGATGTGGCGCATTTCTCAGGACCAGTCTTTCATGAGTGACCTCCTATGGTACTTTCAGCGTCCCCATGAGCCACCGTTCGACAATCTCACCTATTGTCAATCTTACGAACGCTTCTACTATGATACTTGGCAAGTGGGCAGGACGCTGAGGAATAACCACAGGTTGATTGCGCTCACTCGATCCAGCAGGGGACCACGTCAGAGAGTACTGATCGAACGACGTCTCGGCTCAATCATAACCCGCATTCATGCCGTTCCGCCTCGACTTGGAGAACTTTTCTACCTTCGAGTTCTTCTGCAGAATCGGTCGGCTTACAGTTTTCTCGATTTACGGACTGTGGATGGCATCGCTTGTCCATCCTTTCAGGAAGCGGCCATTGCTCTTGGTCTGTTTCGCAACGTGAATGAGGCGACATACGCTATGGAGGAGGCTATTTCATCCTTCAGTCGACCGGGTCAGCTGCGTTTCTTTTTCTCGCACTTACTCCTGGACTTTCCGTCTCCTGCGGTTACTCTTTGGACCCGGTTTTGCCCAGCTCTATCTGCTGACTTTGCTTTGCACCAGACTCAAGATACTGCCACCACTCGGGCCCTGCAAAGTATATCCCGAATCCTCCGTGCCAACGGTGCATCGCTACGTCAGTTTGGCCTTCCCGAACCACTACTGGTAGAGCGCGAGTTACAAATGGAAATCCAGGCTTTCGCTCCACTTCAAGACACCCTCTTGACACGAAGTCGTCAAAATTACGTTATGCTCAACCAAGAACAACGCCGTGTTTTCGATTTAGTTTATTCTTCTCTGACAACTGGGGGCTGTTTTTTTGTTGATGGGAAAGCAGGACGAGGCAAGACCTTCCTGATGAGTACACTTTGCGACCGTGTCCGTGCTGAAGGACATATTGTTTGTATCGTTGGTTCCACTGCCCTAAGTGTTACTCTCTACGAACGTGGGCGAACAGCCCACTCTGCCTTTGGGATTCCTGTCCACGACACCGATGCTGAGATACTTTCTCACCTTGC from the Colletotrichum higginsianum IMI 349063 chromosome 11, whole genome shotgun sequence genome contains:
- a CDS encoding ATP-dependent DNA helicase PIF1, whose protein sequence is MITVVEFQKRGLPHAHMLIKVTPEPSIDALDNIISAELPRSPADAALRVSILRTNLHSRTHLSGPSYCNRDGRCRFGFPHQLRQQTSIDSHGRVHFRRRLEEDAWVVPYIPALILYMDSHIHVDVCLSVNVFMYLFKYLFKGPDQTRFRMDDSSLSDMSNEYKDYVSARYLSSSEAAYRIFSFSIVSKEPSVRCLSIHLENQQLGQMWRISQDQSFMSDLLWYFQRPHEPPFDNLTYCQSYERFYYDTWQVGRTLRNNHRLIALTRSSRGPRQRVLIERRLGSIITRIHAVPPRLGELFYLRVLLQNRSAYSFLDLRTVDGIACPSFQEAAIALGLFRNVNEATYAMEEAISSFSRPGQLRFFFSHLLLDFPSPAVTLWTRFCPALSADFALHQTQDTATTRALQSISRILRANGASLRQFGLPEPLLVERELQMEIQAFAPLQDTLLTRSRQNYVMLNQEQRRVFDLVYSSLTTGGCFFVDGKAGRGKTFLMSTLCDRVRAEGHIVCIVGSTALSVTLYERGRTAHSAFGIPVHDTDAEILSHLAPTSGRAELLKHAILVLWEELPMANKTAVQCADHLLRSITARDVPFGGKCFVGVGDFRQVAPVTPATTAPASVFDASIRSSYLWQSFQILRLSTPLRNALDTTYSEWLDKVGDGVPPYDTTVDLSHLRRLRTINEAIDFLFPDTTLDEPNQSVLRSFLSPFNFRVDEFNGTVIRRLRGDEVSLLSSNRIKEMEDSTQALPPAIEAEYLALLEEPGVPPHRLSLKVGAICSIMRNLDIDKGLVKNARVRIQMIGRHTIQVQLLRYDFRASEANVYYLPRITFDFRPNRTSWTVQRRQFPLRLAYATTFNSCQGLTLDRAVLDLRDSVFAHGQLYTSLSRVRQQSDLCVLLHEDNEAAQTTNVVHHRLLLLEPT